The genomic stretch AGTGCAGCACTCTCGAAGGCCCACCGGCGGTAGTTTCGGAAGATAGCCTGTCCGGGTTCATCACCGAAAAAGAGATCGACATCCGACAGCAGGTCCGAGAACTCATCAAAAGCGTATTCTCCCGCGACGGGGAGATCCGACGCTGCGTCGTGGAGCGTCTCGTGTGCGTCGTTGTCGTACGTGACGTCCTCCCCAGACCCGGTCACACCGTCGCCGTGTAACGAGACTATTGTCGTCGCCCGCGTGAAGCCACTGGACGTCTCTCGCTTACGTTGTCCGAGGTCGTAATCCTCGATTCGGAGTTCGAGATCGGAGAAGTGATCGTACAACATCGTGCGTCACTATTCGAACGGAAACCATTTAAATATGGAAGCGACGTTCATCGAACGTGGTAACACACGTGTTAGCCTCCGAGAGCCTCGCAGAACCGTGATGTAGCGGTATCCGTTTCTGTGAGCGCGCCGATCGACGCCGGAGCCGTATCGACGGCCTCGTAGAGGTCTTCAATGGTTAGTCCAGTCGCCTCCAAACCCGAGAGATAGATACGTCGAGGCCCTGGGAATGGGATCGGCTGAACGAGTCTCTAGCGGTAGATTTCCCTAGCGGCACATTGATTTTTCACCACCTCGTTTCGCGTACATGCCAACCGAAGACGCCGACGAACTTCGACGGATTCTCGGATACGACCGCGTTGCAGTCGTCGGGGCATCGACGTCGTACGAGAAAGCAGCACACATCGTTCCGGCGTATCTCCAGCGTCACGGGTACGAACTGCGCCCGGTCAATCCGAACGCGGACGAAATATTCGGTGAGTGTGCGTTCGATTCACTGGCGGACGTTACAGAACCCGTAGACGTCGTCGAAATCTTTCGCCCGAGTGAGGACGTTCCGGAGATCATCGCGCAGACGCTCGCTCGTGAAGACGTGAAGGCGATCTGGATGCAGTCCGGAATTCAAAACGACGAGGCAGCACTGGAGGCCGAGACGGCCGGGTTGGATGTCGTTCAGGACCGTTGTATGAAAGTCGAACACGGCCAGCTCATTCGCAACCCGATAGGTTGAGTAACGGCTGCTGGGCTGTATGGACCGTCTTCGAGACGCCAATTTCCGTATGAATACTGACAGTATTCTTCTCGAGCCGTGTCGAGGATCTGGTCTGATCGCAAAGGCGGGTCGCAGACGAGTTTGTCG from Natrarchaeobius halalkaliphilus encodes the following:
- a CDS encoding CoA-binding protein, whose translation is MPTEDADELRRILGYDRVAVVGASTSYEKAAHIVPAYLQRHGYELRPVNPNADEIFGECAFDSLADVTEPVDVVEIFRPSEDVPEIIAQTLAREDVKAIWMQSGIQNDEAALEAETAGLDVVQDRCMKVEHGQLIRNPIG